The DNA segment CCGGCATCGGCTCGAACGGGCGGCCGAGGTAGTCCTGGTCGAGGCCCGCGATGATCACGCGCTTGCCGAGGTCGGCGAGACGCGAGACGACCTCGACGATCGCGGCGTCGAAGAACTGCGCCTCGTCGATCCCGACGACTTCGGTGCGCGCGTCGGTCTTCGCGAGGACCTCGGCCGAGGTCGAGACGGCAACGGCGACGAGACGCAGGCCGCCGTGCGAGACGACCTCCATCTCGGCGTATCGGTCGTCGATCACGGGCTTGAAGGCCTGAACGCGGCGGCGCGCGATCTGCGCGCGCGTGAGGCGGCGGATGAGCTCCTCGGACTTTCCCGAGAACATCGAGCCGCAGATGACTTCGATCGAACCGATTCCAGGAGGCGTCATTTTCTCTTCTTCTTTTTCTCGACGCCGATCTTCGGGCAGATGTCGGCGAGGGTGCAGAGGTCGCACTTCGGCCGCTGCGAGGCGCAGATGCGGCGGCCGTGGAGGATGAGGGCGTGGCTGATCCACGTCCAGCGTTTCTCGGGGACTTTCCGGTTCAGGTCCTGCTCGACCTTCACGGGGTCGGCGTTCTTCGTCCACCCGAGCCGCCGCGCGAGGCGGCCGACGTGCGTGTCCACGACGACGCCGTCCGGCGTCGCCCACACGTTGCCGAGGACGACGTTCGCCGTCTTGCGCCCGACGCCCGGCAGGGCGTGGAGCT comes from the Acidobacteriota bacterium genome and includes:
- a CDS encoding thymidine kinase — protein: MTPPGIGSIEVICGSMFSGKSEELIRRLTRAQIARRRVQAFKPVIDDRYAEMEVVSHGGLRLVAVAVSTSAEVLAKTDARTEVVGIDEAQFFDAAIVEVVSRLADLGKRVIIAGLDQDYLGRPFEPMPALMAAAEEVTKTRAICVRCGQPASRTQRLVESTERVVVGAAGLYEARCRRCFEPGVASAEGKLPFPDGSSTD